From Etheostoma cragini isolate CJK2018 chromosome 1, CSU_Ecrag_1.0, whole genome shotgun sequence, a single genomic window includes:
- the LOC117946036 gene encoding forkhead box protein B1-like, which produces MPRPGRNTYSDQKPPYSYISLTAMAIQSCPEKMLPLSDIYKFIMDRFPYYRENTQRWQNSLRHNLSFNDCFIKIPRRPDQPGKGSFWALHPSCGDMFENGSFLRRRKRFKVHGMQVTDPLAATKPQEAAHFQQAKLRLSALHAAASAAHLPLPHMAGGYSSVPQPSGFKHPFAIENIIAREYKMPGGLAAFSSAGYPPLHSQLPPAWPHMYGSGMMDSAAEYSAYMPLKSLCHGGQTLPAIPVPIKATPASMPGLPPGLHTHIPAFLANSPQSLSPTSPQTATGQSSPAAPGEALSAAASAAMQSAVPVH; this is translated from the coding sequence ATGCCTCGGCCCGGGAGGAACACGTACAGCGACCAGAAGCCTCCGTACTCCTACATCTCCCTCACGGCCATGGCCATCCAGAGCTGCCCGGAGAAGATGCTCCCCCTCAGCGACATCTACAAGTTCATCATGGACCGGTTCCCGTACTACCGGGAGAACACGCAGCGCTGGCAGAACTCCCTGAGGCACAACCTCTCCTTCAACGACTGCTTCATAAAGATCCCGCGCAGACCGGACCAGCCCGGGAAGGGCAGCTTCTGGGCTCTGCACCCGAGCTGCGGGGACATGTTCGAGAACGGGAGTTTCCTGCGACGCAGGAAGCGATTCAAAGTGCACGGCATGCAGGTGACGGACCCGCTGGCGGCCACGAAGCCGCAGGAGGCTGCGCACTTCCAGCAGGCCAAGCTGCGCCTCAGCGCGCTGCACGCCGCCGCGTCCGCCGCGCACCTGCCGCTGCCGCACATGGCGGGCGGCTACAGCTCCGTGCCGCAGCCGTCCGGCTTCAAACACCCCTTCGCCATAGAGAACATCATCGCCCGAGAGTACAAGATGCCGGGCGGCTTGGCGGCCTTCTCCTCTGCGGGGTACCCCCCCCTGCACAGCCAGCTGCCCCCGGCCTGGCCTCACATGTACGGCTCCGGCATGATGGACAGCGCGGCGGAGTACTCCGCGTACATGCCGCTCAAGTCGCTGTGCCACGGCGGGCAGACTCTTCCCGCCATCCCCGTGCCCATTAAAGCCACCCCCGCCTCCATGCCGGGGCTCCCGCCGGGGCTGCACACGCACATCCCGGCCTTCCTGGCGAACTCCCCCCAGTCCCTGAGCCCCACGTCCCCGCAGACCGCCACCGGGCAGAGCAGCCCCGCGGCGCCCGGAGAGGCGCTCTCTGCTGCGGCCTCCGCGGCGATGCAGTCCGCGGTGCCGGTGCACTGA